One Acidimicrobiales bacterium DNA segment encodes these proteins:
- a CDS encoding alpha/beta hydrolase has protein sequence MPIADLDGMEIAYELVGEGQPWVLTPGGRFTKEVGGLPEMAQTLVDHGKQVLTWDRPNCGASSVVFRGASESEVQAEALGALLRHLDLGPTVMVGGSGGARVSLIAAARNPDVTAGLAMLWISGGAPGLIQLANYYCMPSADAAWHGGMEAVVELDQWQEVIAKNPANRDRFLAMDRQEFMDVIDRWMLAYCPCEDTLVPGLSDDDVAALAAPILVFRSGASDMSHTRATSEALAVGLPGAELAEPPWGDEEWNERRAAVEETGSLFVRWPLLVPQLIEWSDRTIGAGS, from the coding sequence ATGCCGATCGCGGACTTGGACGGGATGGAGATCGCCTACGAGCTCGTGGGCGAGGGACAGCCGTGGGTACTCACGCCCGGGGGTCGCTTCACCAAGGAGGTCGGCGGCCTTCCGGAGATGGCGCAGACGCTGGTCGACCACGGCAAACAGGTGCTCACGTGGGACCGGCCCAACTGCGGGGCATCGTCGGTCGTGTTCCGGGGGGCATCGGAGTCGGAGGTCCAGGCCGAGGCATTGGGCGCCCTGTTGCGCCATCTCGATCTCGGCCCGACCGTGATGGTCGGTGGCTCCGGCGGTGCCCGCGTGTCGCTCATCGCCGCGGCCCGCAATCCCGATGTCACCGCCGGCCTCGCGATGCTGTGGATCAGCGGCGGCGCACCGGGCCTGATCCAGCTGGCGAACTACTACTGCATGCCCTCGGCCGATGCCGCGTGGCACGGCGGCATGGAGGCGGTGGTCGAGCTCGACCAGTGGCAGGAGGTCATCGCGAAGAACCCGGCCAACCGGGACCGGTTCCTGGCGATGGATCGCCAGGAGTTCATGGACGTGATCGATCGTTGGATGCTCGCCTACTGCCCGTGCGAGGACACGCTCGTCCCCGGTCTGTCCGATGACGACGTCGCCGCCCTGGCCGCACCGATCCTCGTGTTCCGCAGCGGGGCATCGGACATGTCGCACACCCGGGCGACATCGGAGGCGCTGGCCGTCGGACTCCCCGGCGCTGAACTCGCCGAACCGCCGTGGGGCGACGAGGAATGGAACGAACGCCGTGCCGCGGTGGAGGAGACCGGCTCGCTCTTCGTGCGCTGGCCGCTCCTCGTGCCGCAGCTCATCGAATGGTCGGACCGCACGATCGGAGCAGGATCATGA
- a CDS encoding TauD/TfdA family dioxygenase, with the protein MTTLSIQPAREGLDLGARVGGITPEGLADDALRAELNALFEERGVLIFEDVEPTSAMQVALSTVFGPLKDHPSKATPRVGDGDDLLGVIEIRHNPEQGGMVRMGGEMLSQWLPWHFDHCYNNELNRAGVLRAVEIPPEGGRTGFVDGIALYDAISPEVRDRIEGETVRYAMDVILDNLEFGRPDGFEEVRPAAQAQNVMDEYADRPLALHPAVWTRASGEKVLHVSPWMAKGIAGRSPADGAALLHEVCDEIVAAARDLSYFHEWEPTDMVIWDNWRVLHSVSGMPPEHPRCMHRTTIAGDYGLGSFETA; encoded by the coding sequence ATGACCACCCTCAGCATCCAGCCGGCCCGCGAGGGCCTCGATCTCGGCGCCCGCGTGGGTGGCATCACCCCCGAAGGTCTCGCCGACGACGCGCTCCGGGCGGAGCTCAACGCCCTCTTCGAGGAGCGCGGGGTGCTGATCTTCGAGGATGTCGAGCCCACGTCGGCGATGCAGGTCGCCCTCAGCACGGTGTTCGGGCCACTCAAGGACCACCCGAGCAAGGCCACTCCCCGGGTCGGCGACGGCGACGACCTCCTCGGCGTGATCGAGATCCGCCACAACCCCGAGCAGGGCGGCATGGTGCGGATGGGCGGCGAGATGCTGTCGCAGTGGCTGCCGTGGCACTTCGACCACTGCTACAACAACGAGCTCAACCGGGCCGGCGTGCTGCGGGCCGTCGAGATCCCGCCGGAGGGGGGTCGCACCGGCTTCGTCGACGGCATCGCCCTGTACGACGCCATTTCGCCCGAGGTGCGCGACCGGATCGAGGGCGAGACGGTCCGCTATGCGATGGACGTCATCCTCGACAACCTCGAGTTCGGACGACCCGACGGGTTCGAGGAGGTCCGACCGGCGGCCCAGGCCCAGAACGTGATGGACGAATACGCCGATCGGCCGCTGGCCCTGCATCCCGCCGTGTGGACCCGGGCGTCCGGCGAGAAGGTGCTCCACGTCTCCCCGTGGATGGCGAAGGGCATCGCCGGGCGTTCCCCGGCCGACGGTGCCGCGCTCCTGCACGAGGTGTGCGACGAGATCGTCGCCGCCGCCCGCGATCTCAGCTACTTCCACGAGTGGGAGCCGACCGACATGGTGATCTGGGACAACTGGCGGGTGCTGCACTCGGTATCGGGCATGCCGCCCGAGCATCCCCGCTGCATGCACCGCACGACAATCGCCGGCGACTACGGGCTGGGG
- a CDS encoding glycosyltransferase has product MPRPFDVVDRVLGAPERYNASEPQTHPGPTQTRLGAWWCDHPRAIKAVAVGALLWTAVYLTWRVGWSGEGTVWWLWLPLLVAEMFGFWSLFTLTFFGWERPACIRPPVSADHSVDVLVCTYDESVDLLRTTLAGCAALDYPHTTYLLDDGRRPEMQQLAEEMGAIWLTRPDNSHAKAGNINHALGCTGSELLFILDADHVPMPDALSAVVGYMDDPNLALVQTPHDFYNQDSAQHYAVGRHEQSIFYDVICPGKDRHGAAFWCGSATLIRREALVEVGGVAVETIAEDFHTTIKMHRKGWTTKYHNEVLVQGLGPHDLDGYLLQRDRWARGNLAVFTTPESPLRASELTAKQRLSFFASLTSYAAGPVRVLSLLILVGTLWTGALPLRASLLPLAVFWFPSVVLSLLAASALSRGFMKIADSTHFELCTAEVYGRALRCAVRPAKTAFKVTPKSGTDDAGLANLRRLKVVMAVAGALTLGVILRIIGLFGPDVLPSLPGIASSIVPVLAVIELRRVARTLRLVARRRQRRSEFRFPCHEPAEIITIESGALRVAPLSTAGRLLDISTRGARVVVAAAIEPGTEVTLTTRLCDAMGAPFDAELRARVVLCRPEGDEFQLGTVFDDISPTVMRRLVEFCYIVCPYERLRGTRPLDQTEQLGQTEQLEPTDARRSG; this is encoded by the coding sequence ATCCCGGCCCGACACAGACCCGTCTCGGGGCCTGGTGGTGCGATCACCCGCGGGCGATCAAGGCCGTCGCGGTCGGGGCACTGCTGTGGACGGCGGTGTACCTGACCTGGCGGGTCGGCTGGAGCGGCGAGGGCACCGTGTGGTGGTTGTGGCTTCCCCTTCTCGTCGCCGAGATGTTCGGGTTCTGGTCGCTGTTCACCCTGACGTTCTTCGGGTGGGAACGCCCGGCATGCATCCGGCCGCCGGTGTCGGCGGATCATTCGGTCGACGTGCTCGTGTGCACCTACGACGAGAGTGTCGACTTGCTGCGCACCACACTCGCCGGCTGCGCCGCCCTCGACTACCCACACACGACGTACCTGCTCGACGACGGGCGTCGCCCCGAGATGCAACAGCTCGCCGAGGAGATGGGTGCGATCTGGCTCACCCGCCCCGACAACAGCCACGCCAAGGCCGGCAACATCAACCATGCGCTGGGCTGCACCGGCAGCGAGTTGCTGTTCATCCTCGATGCCGATCACGTCCCGATGCCCGACGCGCTCAGCGCCGTCGTCGGCTACATGGACGATCCGAACCTGGCGCTCGTGCAGACCCCGCACGACTTCTACAACCAGGACTCGGCCCAGCACTACGCCGTGGGGCGTCACGAACAATCGATCTTCTACGACGTCATCTGCCCGGGCAAGGACCGCCACGGCGCAGCGTTCTGGTGCGGATCGGCCACACTGATCCGCCGTGAGGCGCTGGTCGAGGTGGGGGGCGTGGCGGTCGAGACCATCGCGGAGGACTTCCACACGACGATCAAGATGCACCGCAAGGGTTGGACGACGAAGTACCACAACGAGGTGCTCGTGCAGGGGCTCGGCCCGCACGACCTCGACGGCTACCTGCTGCAGCGCGATCGCTGGGCCCGCGGCAACCTCGCCGTGTTCACGACCCCGGAGTCGCCGCTGCGGGCGTCGGAGCTCACCGCCAAGCAGCGGCTGTCGTTCTTCGCGTCGCTCACGTCGTATGCCGCCGGTCCGGTCCGGGTGCTGTCGCTGCTGATCCTGGTCGGCACACTGTGGACGGGGGCGCTCCCGCTGCGGGCATCGTTGCTGCCGCTAGCCGTGTTCTGGTTCCCCTCGGTCGTGCTGTCCCTGTTGGCCGCGTCCGCGCTCTCCCGGGGGTTCATGAAGATCGCCGACTCGACCCACTTCGAGCTCTGCACGGCCGAGGTCTACGGCCGGGCGCTGCGCTGCGCGGTCAGGCCGGCGAAGACCGCCTTCAAGGTGACGCCGAAGAGCGGGACCGACGATGCCGGCCTGGCGAACCTGCGTCGTCTCAAGGTCGTCATGGCCGTGGCCGGCGCGCTCACGCTCGGGGTGATCCTTCGGATCATCGGGCTCTTCGGACCGGACGTGTTGCCCTCGCTGCCCGGCATCGCCTCGTCGATCGTGCCGGTACTCGCCGTCATCGAGCTGCGACGCGTCGCTCGGACCCTGCGGCTGGTGGCGCGGCGACGCCAGCGACGAAGCGAGTTCCGCTTCCCGTGTCACGAACCGGCCGAGATCATCACGATCGAGTCCGGCGCGCTGCGCGTCGCCCCCCTGTCGACGGCGGGCCGCCTGCTCGACATCTCCACGCGTGGCGCCCGTGTGGTCGTCGCGGCGGCCATCGAGCCGGGAACGGAAGTGACCCTCACCACCCGACTGTGCGACGCGATGGGTGCGCCCTTCGATGCCGAGCTCCGGGCCCGGGTCGTGCTGTGCCGACCCGAAGGCGACGAGTTCCAGCTCGGCACCGTGTTCGACGACATCTCACCCACCGTGATGCGTCGGCTGGTGGAGTTCTGCTACATCGTGTGCCCCTACGAGCGGCTCCGTGGCACGCGCCCACTGGACCAGACCGAGCAGCTCGGCCAGACCGAGCAGCTCGAGCCGACCGACGCCCGACGATCGGGCTAG